A window of Seriola aureovittata isolate HTS-2021-v1 ecotype China chromosome 17, ASM2101889v1, whole genome shotgun sequence genomic DNA:
AGGGACatggaaaattaaatgaatttaagaagcaataaatgcacataataAATCCGCAGTAATGATGGAAGGTGACTCATATTAGCTTATTGCTAATATTAACAATATTGGCACATATGATGGCTAAACAGTAATTTCATTGATTGGAGTGCAGAAACTTCATGTTTGGGGTAATTTGATACTGTTCTTACTATTTTTACACTATTTGTCCTCCAGCTGTGCTTTCAGCTGTATAATGACATAATGACCTTCACTTAACCCTGATCCTCACTGTTTCACTGCTAATGTCTTGATTTTGGGACTTAACTGGAACTTAATGACTCGGAACTAGTTGTACTCGGCTACTAAGAAGCAAAGTTAAATTAAACAGGGCACCTGGGGACTTGTGTCAAGATATTaagaaacaactgaaacaatgaaCCATTTGAGAAGTTCACAAAGCTGAGCAACTGGATTGATTGGGTGCCAACCTGAGCGCCACCTCTGTTAGTGATTTGGGCAACAGAGTGGTGTGTCATCTGTAAGTATTTAAGCAAtgacagtgtgagagagaacaTGGAGGTTGGCAgaggcggtgtgtgtgtgtgagggaagaGTGGAGGGGAGATGGATGTAGTGCAGGAGGCCAGACTCACGGGCAGTGGGTCGACGTAGATGATCATGAAGTGAAGGGACATGGAGAGGCTCATGGCGCCCACCAGCCAGACGTTGCTCCAGGGGGGCATGCGCACCAGGGACTGGTTCTCAGACAAGCTGGGGGGAGGTGGGGTTGGACGGGGAGGCGGAGGGGTACATTAATGCGTGTGTGTCGAGGTGAATGCATGAAAATATACACttgaagaataagaataaaCTGGAAATATGGCAAATAATGAAGAACACCATCCTGGACTAGGCTTCTAAAAACATCTCAGCACAGTGGAAACTGttacagtgagtgtgtttgtatactCACAGCCATGTGTTTTCAACATGTTATACATTCATATCATAGTAACAGCTGCAACTTCCATGAGTGCATGTACTACATGTACTACAAGGAAAAgtaaaaaccacagtgtaaaactgCTCAAGAAAAGTCCAGTGTTTGTCCACTAGTAACCAGAGTTGACAAATACATTCAGAGGAGTAAAAGCTGCTATATGACTCTCTGGATTGTAGTAgaatagaagtataaagtagcattgAATcgaaatactcaagtaaaagtacttcaaaTTTGTACTTGAGTACAGTACCTGTTCAGAGCGTTGCACATCTCGATGGTGACTAGCACAGACAGAGCCATGGTCATTGGAGGAGAAGACTCGAACACCTCGCAGGGAACCCCGGCAAAGTCCTCATTCTCCTCGCTGCACTGCATGAAGTGTGACTGATGGGAGAGACGGAAACAGGCACAGTCTATCAGATGCTTAGAACCAtctttgcagtgtgtttgtattgagGTGCTGTAGTTTTATATGATTAGTTTTCTGAGTTACAgcagtttacagtttaacagtgtcccacagataattatttttcacagcagaagtTCACAGACAACCGTGTTAAATACGAACCAGTTGGTGGAAGGTGACCATCGGGCCATCGTCACTGTACACAAACCACCAGGCGGCTGCTGCAACAGTAGCAGCGCCAACATAACCTGAAAGACATGTGACCGTGTTTAATCTCAAACTCTTGACCAAAATGTGGATGGTACAGTTATAATGGCAGCCAAAGAGCTTCTGATGATGTTGTCAAagaaatcaaatgtttatttgatGTATAATACCATAATAGAGGTAGGTGTGTTACCATGGCAATGACATAATTTGCAAAAGTCAATTGAGGCAGACAGGGGATGAAGGATTTATCTGCAGTATCAGTAATAATCAAATCAATGTGAAGTATATAATTTCATGTCCATGTTCCTGCCCTCAAATGCTTCACTGGATAAGACCGAgttaaagagaaagagagagagaaaaaacactgtaCTTCCAATGGCCAGATATCTGAAGAAGAGCCAGCCAGAGATGAGGGGCTCCTTGGGGGAGCGGGGGGCTTTGCCCATGATGTCCAGGTCAGGGGGGTTGAAGCCCAGCGCAGTGGCAGGCAGACCGTCAGTCACAAGGTTAACCCACAGCAGCTGGACGGGGATGAGAGCCTCGGGCAGACCCAGGGCAGCAGTCAGGAAGAtactgaaaaacagacagatttttttgtattagCTTTGACACGGTTCCTCTTTTTGTCTTATGCAAAGACTGGAACTTTTTCTTGTAGTTGCGCTAAAATGTCACAGACAAGAGTCACAACAtcccatacacacatacatatccTGTACTCACCACACAACCTCGCCTACGTTGGAGGAGATGAGGTAGCGGATGAACTGCTTCATGTTGTTGTAAATGGCTCTGCCCTCCTCAACAGCAGACACAATGGAAGAGAAGTTGTCGTCAGCCAGGACCATCTCAGAGGCAGACTTGGCAACGGCAGTGCCAGAGCCCATGGCGATGCCAATCTCCGCCTTTTTCAAGGCAGGGGCATCATTCACTCCATCACCGGTCTTAGTGCAGGGTAGAGGGGAAAATGGAGGAGACGAATGATGTATTAGCCTGAGACAAGTTATGGTATTTGccttttaaacacaacaaaagcttTGTTCTCCTCACCATGGCAGTAATCTCATCAAAGCCTTGCAGGAACTCAACGATCTTCGACTTGTGGGACGGTTCCACTCTGGCAAAGCAGCAAGCCTTTCGCACGGCCTTCTTCTGATCATAGGGAGCGAGGTCATCAAACTCACGACCAGTGAAGGCCTTGCCAGTGACATCCTCATCCTCGCTGAAGATGCCGATACGACGGCAGATGGCCACAGCTGTGCCCTTGTTATCACCTAGGGGCAGATAGAAATTAAGATTTAGTTTTAGCTGTTAAGGTTTACATTTATTTGGTCTAAAGGGAGATTAAAATACAGGATGACACGTATACTGACCAGTGATCATGATGACACGGATGCCAGCAGCCCTGCACAGCTCGATGGAGCTCATAACTTCCTTACGAGGAGGGTCGAGCATGCCGACACAGCCCACAAAGGTCAAGTCAGTCTGGATATAATAAGAGAGCAAAAAGTTTAGTGTCCTGTGGAGACACTCACAGCTAAGAAAACAATTTTCATTATCTGTCCTCCGTCACCCACCTCATAGTCTACAAACTTGGTTGAGTCCTCCAGGttcatctcctccttcctcagaGGTGTGTCACGGGTGGCCAGAGCCAAACAGCGGAGGGTGTCGCGCCCTGTGCCCCACTCCTTGATGACTGACATGATGTTGTCTTTGACCGGGCCAGTCAGGGGTACGCGGGTGGTGCCCACGCGGACGTAGGCGCAGCGCTCGATGACACCCTCTGGAGCACCCTGATGACACAGTAATGAcaaccatttgtgtgtgtttgttgaacaGATATTTGGCTCTATTTCTTGtgattcttttttattataatgcCACAATATTTCTTATATAGTTCCCACATTTGAACAGTTTTTGGAGATGCCCTTTTGTTTATGTGTCACGCACTCACTTTGACAAACATCTTGTTTCCCACAGGGCCTTTGGCAGACTTGGCAGGTGAACAGTAGACTGACATGGACTTCCTGTCTCTGGAGAACTCCAGGGTGAATTCCTTCTTCATCAGCTGCTTGATCACCTGCCAGAaagtgaaggaaaaagaagTGAACTggatgaaaaagataaaaaatcaaGGTTGAGTCTGGTATGTCCTCAACAATGTGCTGAAACATGTGACGTCTTTTTACATTCAACAGCTCTTTTGATCCATTGTTCAGATAAAATATTGATAACAGCCACTTTCTTGAATCTATGTGGCCACTAAAATGAATTTAGAATAgcaaaaacttttattttggagacaCATGAACCTGTTTTCTGTGTTAGTGAGATGTCTTTGTATAGGACAACACATTGCATATGCTGTGGGATCTTTTGCAGACTTACAGTGCAGCACGTATTTGCCCTCTCCACCTTGGACAGACCACGCACTTCAGTGTTGAACACGTTCATCTTCTCCACCAAACAGCACAGGGCTGTCTCAGTGGCCTCACCCACTTTCTCATAAATACCCTTGGACTGCACCATgggccgagagagagagaaagaaagtgagtaTATTTTAGCCTCATCTGTcttttacatgtaaacatacaaaATATCCTCTGCAGACCTCATTGTAGTCCAGAGAAGAGTCATTGCACAGAGCGCAGATGGTAGCCAGCTCTACCAGTCCGTCAAACTGTCCGCACTTCACAGACAAGTTATTCTTTGTACTaatagaaaatgacaaaaatatgtaGTCAAGATATTGTTCTGCAAGAATGGGTTactgttttatgtgtgtgtctttttaacATGAACTCTTTACTCTTTGACACTTACACTTCTCCCTCAGGGGTGTACTTTGAGCCAGAGATGTCGAACTGGCCGAGGGAAACATTGTCGGCCTCAACTTTATCGATGATGAACATCTGCATGAAAACGTGGGGAAAAACACAGTCTCTGTATTAGATCTGCTCTCCTTTTCAGAGACCTCACACCTGTGAACATGAACCCACCTTAGTTACACACATCTGGTTGGTGGTGAGGGTGCCAGTCTTGTCGGAGCAGATGACTGAGGTGCAGCCCAGGGTCTCCACAGAGGGCAGGCTTCTGACGATGGCGTTCTTCTTGGCCATGCGGCGCGTTCCCAGAGCCAGGCAGGTGGTGATGACAGCTGGCAGGCCTGATGGACAGATGGTTGAAGCGCAGGGGGAAAAGAGAGGTGCACAGTGAAGATGACATGAGGTGAAAGGTAAGATGGGTTGGAAGATGGACAAAAACATTAAGGGGGTCTTctcaatccaaaaaaaacaggTGATAAAGAATGATCTGACATGTCTGCTCAAGACCAGCTGGACTTTAGGGGCTCTGCCACTTGGCGAGCTGACAGTATTGGTGGTCCCAACACAGTCCTTAACACATTAGTTGGAGCACACCCAAACTGCAGTGTTCTCCAGAGGTATTCATGTGGGGAGGGGGCTTCTGCAAGCCACTCAGTCCCTCTGCAGCCAGTGTCAGACCTGGGTTCAGATTCTTGGCAAAAATCAACGCTGACAATGATGTGAAGAAGGTCTGGAGAGCGTCCAGCTTAGTGACATTATGGTGGCATCGGTGTTTGCAGATGATGTTGTCCTTTTGGCATCATTAGACTGTGGTCTCTGAGGTGTGTTGGCACAGTTTGTAGCTGACTGTAGTGTGACGGGGTGGAGTGAGAGCACCTCCAAATCGGAGACCACTATTCACTCAGAACAAGGTAACATTTGGTCtttaaaagtctgaaaaatCACTGAATTCAATTCCCTCTCTAAAAGGCCTAAAAAAGTATAAGTAAGTAAATAGAATTTCTTTCTTGCCATACATATacaggtatatatatatatatatatatatatatatatatacaatagaCATTATTGccaaagacatttttatatatatattttcctgGTTCGTGGTTGTAGTTTTTGAGGAGACTTTATACCGATATAAACTACATAAAGCAACAAAGTAATGAATGAGCATCAAACTGGAAATCAACTTGACAAATTGTATTATATCCACGATATGACGTTATTAAACTGTGTACCAGTGTTAATATTGTAAAGATCAATCTTAAGCCACAGGCCCTCATTTAATTTCTAATGGACTGggggctgcagcttcatatagACGAGCTACACAACATGAATCTTAGATATGATAATCTTCTTGGGCAAGCAAATGGAAGTTAATCCCAGTGGTTTACCTTCAGGAATGGCAGCCACAGCCAGAGCCACAGCAATCTTGAAATAGTAGATAGCACCGCGGATCCAGGAGCCTCCATGGACGGGGTCATTGAAATGACCAATGTTGATTATCCAGACGGCCACACAGATGAGGGAGATGACCTGGAGGACAGGCAGTCGAAGGGATTTGTTAGATATTAGCTGGAGTTTTGTTTCATGTACAAATTTTAGGTCATTTAGGTCTTGAACCTTGAACACAatatgaatacataaataaaaaactgctCTGTCTCACCCACCTTAGAGAGCTGCTCTCCAAACTCATccagtttctgctgcagagggGTCCTCTCCTGCTCAGTGGCAGCCATCTGGTCACGAATCTTACCGATCTCAGTGGTGACGCCAGTTGCTACAGCTATACCGGTGGCTTTTCCAGCAGCGATATTGGTGCCCTGAACAGAAATTAAGAGAGTGAGAAACTCATCAGAAAACCAGTTAGTCTGAAACATCTCAGCATCTTTAACGTTTATGGTTCCAGGAGGATGTGTCCTGATGATTTTAGTGATTCCCTGACTTTCATGAGGTCTGCATTTGTGGTTTTGGGTGAAATTTTACAACAACTAGGGCAGGATGGATTGAAATTTGTTTAACATCCAGGataaactgtaataactttggtgatcctctggcTTTTCATCATCAAGCCAAAATTTCAGTTCGTCCACTACTTAAGAAATGTTTGCATggtaacacactaaactaaggtGGTGCACATGGTGAACAGTACATCTGCTAAATATCAGCTTTGCCATTGTGTGCGtcttagcatgctgatgttagcatttagacGGTAGTGCTTTGGCTACAGCCTCATTAACCTCGCAGAGCTGGCAGCGTATCTGTAGATTCTTAGTCTTGTTATTGGTTAGTATTTTACACAACACTCAGGTGGAGCATGTGTAATTGTACTAATTTCAGCCAGGGGTTCAATGTTTTGAGAAACAGGTATTTAGTACAGTATGTGAAGCTTATGAGCTGAAGTGTAGCAGTGTATCTTCCTGAGGATCATTTTTTGTCCCTGATAGAACTGGGTAGTTTTATCAGTGTGAGCCACATGCTTAATTTAATAGTGATTTTAGAAGAAGCAtgcattaatcatttaattccTCTGTAATAAGTCAATGGCAGTAACACACTGTTGGagcaaaaagataaaacatataAAGATGCATCTTCAATTTATAATAGTTAGAAAACTGTCATTGTTGACTTAGTGTTATTGCTCAGAGTCAGTCGGTTACAGGTGTGTATTTTACAGCAGGTG
This region includes:
- the atp2a1 gene encoding sarcoplasmic/endoplasmic reticulum calcium ATPase 1 isoform X1, which encodes MENAHIKESGDVLSYFGVTEDSGLSPEQVKKNLDKYGFNELPAEEGKSIWELVAEQFEDLLVRILLLAACISFVLALFEEGEETVTAFVEPFVILLILIANAVVGVWQERNAESAIEALKEYEPEMGKVYRSDRKSVQRIKAREIVPGDVVEVSVGDKVPADIRIISIKSTTLRVDQSILTGESVSVIKHTDAVPDPRAVNQDKKNMLFSGTNIAAGKATGIAVATGVTTEIGKIRDQMAATEQERTPLQQKLDEFGEQLSKVISLICVAVWIINIGHFNDPVHGGSWIRGAIYYFKIAVALAVAAIPEGLPAVITTCLALGTRRMAKKNAIVRSLPSVETLGCTSVICSDKTGTLTTNQMCVTKMFIIDKVEADNVSLGQFDISGSKYTPEGEVTKNNLSVKCGQFDGLVELATICALCNDSSLDYNESKGIYEKVGEATETALCCLVEKMNVFNTEVRGLSKVERANTCCTVIKQLMKKEFTLEFSRDRKSMSVYCSPAKSAKGPVGNKMFVKGAPEGVIERCAYVRVGTTRVPLTGPVKDNIMSVIKEWGTGRDTLRCLALATRDTPLRKEEMNLEDSTKFVDYETDLTFVGCVGMLDPPRKEVMSSIELCRAAGIRVIMITGDNKGTAVAICRRIGIFSEDEDVTGKAFTGREFDDLAPYDQKKAVRKACCFARVEPSHKSKIVEFLQGFDEITAMTGDGVNDAPALKKAEIGIAMGSGTAVAKSASEMVLADDNFSSIVSAVEEGRAIYNNMKQFIRYLISSNVGEVVCIFLTAALGLPEALIPVQLLWVNLVTDGLPATALGFNPPDLDIMGKAPRSPKEPLISGWLFFRYLAIGSYVGAATVAAAAWWFVYSDDGPMVTFHQLSHFMQCSEENEDFAGVPCEVFESSPPMTMALSVLVTIEMCNALNSLSENQSLVRMPPWSNVWLVGAMSLSMSLHFMIIYVDPLPMIFKLTHLNVEQWLMVLKLSFPVILIDELLKFVARTYLEGKV
- the atp2a1 gene encoding sarcoplasmic/endoplasmic reticulum calcium ATPase 1 isoform X2; amino-acid sequence: MENAHIKESGDVLSYFGVTEDSGLSPEQVKKNLDKYGFNELPAEEGKSIWELVAEQFEDLLVRILLLAACISFVLALFEEGEETVTAFVEPFVILLILIANAVVGVWQERNAESAIEALKEYEPEMGKVYRSDRKSVQRIKAREIVPGDVVEVSVGDKVPADIRIISIKSTTLRVDQSILTGESVSVIKHTDAVPDPRAVNQDKKNMLFSGTNIAAGKATGIAVATGVTTEIGKIRDQMAATEQERTPLQQKLDEFGEQLSKVISLICVAVWIINIGHFNDPVHGGSWIRGAIYYFKIAVALAVAAIPEGLPAVITTCLALGTRRMAKKNAIVRSLPSVETLGCTSVICSDKTGTLTTNQMCVTKMFIIDKVEADNVSLGQFDISGSKYTPEGEVTKNNLSVKCGQFDGLVELATICALCNDSSLDYNESKGIYEKVGEATETALCCLVEKMNVFNTEVRGLSKVERANTCCTVIKQLMKKEFTLEFSRDRKSMSVYCSPAKSAKGPVGNKMFVKGAPEGVIERCAYVRVGTTRVPLTGPVKDNIMSVIKEWGTGRDTLRCLALATRDTPLRKEEMNLEDSTKFVDYETDLTFVGCVGMLDPPRKEVMSSIELCRAAGIRVIMITGDNKGTAVAICRRIGIFSEDEDVTGKAFTGREFDDLAPYDQKKAVRKACCFARVEPSHKSKIVEFLQGFDEITAMTGDGVNDAPALKKAEIGIAMGSGTAVAKSASEMVLADDNFSSIVSAVEEGRAIYNNMKQFIRYLISSNVGEVVCIFLTAALGLPEALIPVQLLWVNLVTDGLPATALGFNPPDLDIMGKAPRSPKEPLISGWLFFRYLAIGSYVGAATVAAAAWWFVYSDDGPMVTFHQLSHFMQCSEENEDFAGVPCEVFESSPPMTMALSVLVTIEMCNALNSLSENQSLVRMPPWSNVWLVGAMSLSMSLHFMIIYVDPLPMIFKLTHLNVEQWLMVLKLSFPVILIDELLKFVARTYLEA